A stretch of Crossiella cryophila DNA encodes these proteins:
- a CDS encoding nitroreductase family protein yields MATLDLTPDELLTTTRSVRKRLDLERPVPRELIEECLEIALQAPSGSNRQSWHWVVVTDPEQRAAIGEYYRRAVDSYLESSGAAGKLFAEDPDRAKVQTKVGSSVAYLGEKMGQVPVLVIPCLRAPALAEGNQAGLWGSILPAAWSYMLAARARGLGSAWTTLHLEYETEIAGLLGLPSDIRQAALIPTAYAVGTDFRKAARQPLSEVLHYDRW; encoded by the coding sequence GTGGCCACCCTGGACCTCACGCCCGACGAGTTGCTGACCACCACCCGCTCGGTGCGCAAGCGGCTCGACCTGGAGCGGCCGGTGCCGCGGGAGCTGATCGAGGAGTGCCTGGAGATCGCGTTGCAGGCGCCATCGGGCAGCAACCGGCAGAGCTGGCACTGGGTGGTGGTGACCGATCCGGAGCAGCGGGCCGCCATCGGCGAGTACTACCGCCGCGCGGTGGACAGCTACCTCGAATCGAGCGGCGCGGCGGGCAAGCTCTTCGCCGAGGACCCGGACCGGGCCAAGGTGCAGACCAAGGTGGGCAGCAGCGTGGCCTACCTCGGGGAGAAGATGGGGCAGGTGCCGGTGCTGGTCATCCCGTGCCTGCGCGCGCCCGCGCTGGCCGAGGGCAACCAGGCCGGGCTGTGGGGGTCGATCCTGCCGGCGGCGTGGAGTTACATGCTGGCCGCGCGGGCCCGTGGCCTGGGCAGCGCCTGGACCACGCTGCACCTGGAGTACGAGACGGAGATCGCCGGGCTGCTCGGCCTGCCGTCCGATATCCGCCAGGCAGCGCTGATCCCGACCGCCTACGCTGTCGGCACGGACTTCCGCAAGGCCGCCCGCCAGCCGTTGTCCGAGGTTCTGCACTACGACCGCTGGTGA